The nucleotide window CGCATGCGGATGTTTGGTGCATTTGACTTCGCCGCCTTCGGTAAATTGCCGCACAAGATTTTTCAAGCGTTCTTTTTCGGCTGCAAAATCGTGTTGACCTGTCATAATAAAAGTAGAATGAGTAGGGTTGTTTTTTTTAAAAGGTTTTTCATCGACAAAATTTGATTTGAAAAATCGGCCAAGAACTTTGCCTATAAACATCCATGGTAGATATTTCTGATCGGTCGCAACTTCCATTGACACAACGCAGTGGGCGAGCATCTGAGCAACGTCCATTTTACCCCACTGGCGTTGACTCTGAGGGCTCAGGCGGTCAATGCGGCTCAAAATTTCATTCATCGCTTCACGCTGAAATAAGTTTTTCATAGTCATTAGTTAATAAGGTAAAATTTTTTCAAATATTAAATTTATGTACGGGTAATTCAAGGGAAATCACTTACTGTTTTTTTGCAAGATATTGATTGAAATATCGAAAAAACTGATCCGTGTCTATTAATTTTTTTTTGCCGTATTGCAAAGAGGGGAGTTGCAGTTCGATTACCGTACCATTCAGATGATCAATTGATAAAATGGCTCCTATACTTTCTGCCCGCGCTTTCATATTTCTTGTCCCATGTCCCGTTGATTCTTTTGATATCTTTATGCCAACGCCGTTGTCTTTTATTTGCATGATAAATGAATCTTTTTTCCATTGTAATTGCGTTTCGACTTTGGTTGCCCCGGAATGTTTAACGATGTTTGTAATGGCCTCTTTAAAGATCAAATAAATAACTTGCCGTATTTGAGGAGCGCTAGGCATCTGCCGGTCACCTTGAATATTCATTTTGAATTCAATATCAAGCGGCCCAAGCATACGGTGGGCAAATTCGCTCATCCTATTGACTAAACTTTCAAAATGGTCATTTCTGGCATCAATCGACCATACAACATCGCTCATTGCCTGAACAACTTCACGTGTCAAGCCCTCAATTTGACTCAACACATTCACTTTATCTGCCATAGGAATGCCTGTTCGCAGTAAACCTGAATAAACTGAAATATTAGTCAATGTCGAGCCGACGTCGTCATGTAGATCGCTTGCAATCTTTGCTCTTAATCTTTCGATCTCAAGAAATCGTTGGATACGTGAACGGTACATAAGCCAAACGGTTCCTATTATAATCGTAAACATCAATCCTTTAAACCATAGTGTCTGCCAAAATGCTGGATGTACCCGGATCATCATGGAAGTTCCCGCTTCATTCCAAATACCGTCGCTGTTAGATCCCTTTACGTAAAGGGTATAATCACCAGGTTCCAAATTAGTATAAGTGGCAATCCGGTGTCGGGAGTCACTGAAAATCCACTCTTCATCGAATCCTTCCAGCTTGTAAGCATATTGATTTACGGACGGAGTTGAATAATCAAGAGATGAAAACTCAAATGAAATGACATATTCTTCGTGAGACAAATCCACTTGTGCCGGAAATCCGGGTCGAAGCCGTTGAATAGACCTTTCCTTATTGAGGACTTTAAGTGACGTTAGAACAACCGGGGACATTTTGGTTTTATTTCGAATGCTATCTGGATGAAAAAACTGTAAAGCCTTCGATGGATCCGAAATAAATTTTTCCATCTGAAGCTCTAAGAAATGCATCGTTATTGAATTCTTTACTGGATAAACCGTCTCCCGTACTATATTGATGATACGATCCTGTGAACATATCGAAACACAACACGCCATCTTTTGAACTCAGCCACAATGAATGATGCCCATCCCAAGCCATTCCCTCAAAGTGATTACTGGATAAATCTCTTCCGGTTAGATAAACCCTAAACGAATTCTGTATCGGATCGAATTTATTTAAGCCCCAATTGGTTGCTAACCATAGGTATCCGGAGGAATCTTCGAAGATCGCCCTGACAAAATTATTGCTGATAGAAGAAGTGTTATCAGAATGGATGTATTTTTTAAAAGTTTTAGATGTACGATCAAATAAATTTAATCCTCCACCTTCGGTTCCAATCCATATCGAGCCTTTTCGATCTTCATAGACAAAATGAATAAAATCGGCTCTGAGGCTGGAACTGTCCGCCAACGTAAATCTTTCAAATTTTTTTTCTTTTCGGTCGAAAATATTCAGCCCGCCTCCGTATGTTCCAACCCAAATCATACCTGAACGATCCTCATATACTTCCTGAATTTGGTTGAGGCTGATGGAAAAACTATCTGATGGATTAAAGGTATATTGTTCCACATCAAGATTTCCAAGCCAAAAGGAGCCCTCTGTATCTTTGTATATGGTAAAAATATTTGAGAATCGGCGAAGAAATTGAGGCGCTTTCTGGAAATTTTCGTTTTTAGAATCAAAAATATTGACGCTCCCACCTAAAGTGCCGATCCAAATAATACCGGACTTGTCTTCACAGAAAGAAGTAATACTATTGCTGTTCAGCCATTGAGATTTTGTAATATCTTTTTTGAAGGATGTAAACTTTCTGTCCAATACTAATTTATTAACACCGCCGTCGCTACAACCGACCCACACGATATCATCCGCACTGAGCAAGCTGAAGACACGATCAGTACTTAAACTCTTTAAATCGTAAGGATTATTTCTGACACGTGTGAAACGTTTGGTCGATAAATCGAATACGTTTAAGCCATCACTATACGTTCCAATCCAGAGACGATTATCATCCAATATCATAGATCTAATGTTATTATTGCTTAGACTATTGGAATCAGCAGGATCGTTACGGTAGTTATGGAAACGGTTGTTTTCCGGATCAAACTGGCTAAGTCCGTTCCATGTGGCAATCCAAAGATTGCTGTTACGGTCTTCAGTTATTACTCGAACTCTGTTGCCCGCCAAACTGTTAGGATTACTGGGATCGGGAAAGTAATTCTTAAAAGTATGCGTTTGTCGATCAAATTTGCTCAACCCGTTCCAAGTTCCCACCCAAAGCTGCCCTTTAGAATCCTCACAAAGAGCACGTATTCGTCTACCACCGGAGAAAGTTGTATCTATGCTGTTGGGAGGGTAGTGTGCAAAACGGTTAGTTTCTCTGTCCCAGATGTCAAGTCCGCCGTTTTCAGTGCCAATGTACAATTTTCCATCGCGACACTCTTTAATCGTAAGCACACATTGTCACTAATACTGTGTTCGTCGGATGGATCGTGCAGATAGCGGGTAAATTTTTCCGTATTTCGATCGAAACTGCACAGGCCATAGTCTGTACAAACCCATATCAAACCGTACTGATCTTCATAAATAGCGCTAATGTAGTCGTTAGAAATGGATGTAGAATCCGACGGATCCGATAAAAACACACGAAACTGGTATCCATCGTAACGATTGAGGCCATGCTGAGTGCCAATCCATATAAAACCCTCACTGTCTTTGAACATGCACAGTATGGTATTTTGTGATAAACCTTCATCTATAGTTAGGTGCTCAAAAAGAAATTGTTGAGACCATAAATCTTGAGAAATAAAAATAATGATCATTCCAAAACAAATCAGACGCTTCATACTTGTCTTTCGAAATTATATCATCCTGTTGGGAAGAATAAGTGGATGATTTCCCTCTACCTTTTACAACGAATGTAGTGTGTACTGTCTCTTTAATTGCTCTTATTAATTAATTGTAATAAGGTTGTTAGGCGGTCAATTCGTTGTATATTTTGCTCATGATCACAGGTAGGAATGTATTCTTATAGTAAGAGCGGTATTAAACATATTAATATTCAAATCAATG belongs to bacterium and includes:
- a CDS encoding DUF1569 domain-containing protein; amino-acid sequence: MKNLFQREAMNEILSRIDRLSPQSQRQWGKMDVAQMLAHCVVSMEVATDQKYLPWMFIGKVLGRFFKSNFVDEKPFKKNNPTHSTFIMTGQHDFAAEKERLKNLVRQFTEGGEVKCTKHPHAFFGPLTEMEWATGMYKHLDHHLRQFGA